TTGCTGGCGCTGCGACAGCGCCGTCGAGCAGAAGCCGCTCGAGCAATGGTTCTTGAAGATCACCGACTACGCCGAGGAGCTGCTGCGGGAGACTTACAACCTCAAGGGCTGGCCCGAGCGCGTCCTCACCATGCAGCGCGAGTGGATCGGCAAAAGCCCGGGCGCCGAGGCCGTCTTCAAGGTCGAGGGGAGCGGGGAGGAGATCCTCATTTTCACCACCCGGCCCGACACGCTTTACGGCGTGACCTTTCTCTCGCTCGCCGCCGAGCATCCCCTGATCGACGCCCTGGTGAAGGACGAGGGCAAGCGCCGGGAGATCGCCGAGTTCCGCGAACGGGTCCGCAAGATCGACCGCGACAAGCGCGTGGCCGACGCCTATGAGAAAGAGGGAATTCCGCTCGGCTTGAACGCCGTGCATCCGCTGACCGGAGAGAAGATTCCGCTCTTTGCGGCCAACTTTGTCTTGATGGAGTACGGGACCGGGGCGGTCATGGCGGTGCCGGCGCACGACCAGCGGGACTTCGACTTTGCGAAGAAGTATGGCTTGCCGATTCGGCTGGTGATCGAGAATGTCGCCGTGGGGGCCGTTCGCGAAGGGCCCCTACAGGCTGCGTATGTGGAACCGGGTACGATGGTTGACAGCGGACCTTTCGGCGGCATGGGCAGCGAGGAGGCCAAAGGCGCCATCGTCAAGCTGCTCGAGAGCCAAAAGGCCGGGCATTCCAAGATCACCTACAAGCTCCGCGACTGGGGCGTCTCGCGCCAGCGTTACTGGGGCGCGCCCATCCCCATCGTCTACTGCCCGGATTGCGGCGCCGTGCCGGAGAAGATCGAGAACCTCCCGGTGAAATTGCCCCTCGACGTCGAGTTCACGGGGGAGGGTGGTTCGCCGCTCGCCAAGATCGACTCCTTCGTGAACGCCGCTTGTCCGAAATGCGGAAAGCTGGCGCGCCGCGAGACCGACACCTTCGACACCTTCATGGAGTCCTCCTGGTATTTCCTGCGCTATCTCTCGCCCAAGGACGGCGACGAGCCCTTCAGCCGGCGCTCCTCCGACTACTGGATGCCGGTCGACCAGTACATCGGCGGGATCGAGCACGCGGTCCTGCACCTCTTGTATTCGCGGTTTTTCACCAAGGTGCTGCGCGACTTGGGCTACACCGGCGTCTCCGAGCCCTTCCAAAACCTGCTCACGCAGGGCATGGTCATCAAGGACGGCGCCAAGATGAGCAAGTCAAAAGGCAACGTCGTCGACCCCGAGTACCTGATCGAGAAGTACGGCGCCGACACCGCGCGGCTCTTCTGTCTCTTCGCCTCGCCGCCGGAGAAGGACCTCGACTGGAACGACGCGGGGGTCGAGGGCAGCGCCCGCTTCCTCAACCGCGTCTGGCGCCTTTTGGCCGATCTCGCGCCGCTGTACCGCCGGCGGGAGGGGCCGGTCAAGAGCAGCCCGAAGCCCCAGGGCAAGGCGCTGCGCGAGGTCCACGCCAAGCTCCACCGCACCATCCAAAAAGTCACCGAGGACGTGCAGCAGGACTTTCACTTCAACACCGCCATCGCGGCGGTCATGGAGCTGGTCAACAAGGTCGGCGAGGTGCCGCGCTCCGATTGGGAGGGCGAGGAGGGGAGGGGGCTGCTCGCGGAGCTCCTCGAATCCCTGGTCCTGCTCCTCTCGCCCTTCGTCCCGCACTTTTGCGAGGAGGCCTGGAGGAACCTGGGCTTCGAGGGCAGCCTCTTGGACGTAGCCTGGCCCGGCTTCGACCCCGAGGCCACATTGGCCGAGACCGTCACGGTCATCGTCCAGGTCAACGGCAAGCTGCGCGGCAAGGCCGAGCTGCCGCCGGGGGTCAGCGAGGAGGAGGTCCGCCGGATCGTCGACACCGACGAGAAGATCCGGGCGCACCTCGAGGGGAAGTCCGTGGTCAAGACGATCTTCGTGCCGGGGAAATTGCTGAATATCGTCGTTAAGTAGTTTGCCGTCTTGGGTCGAAGAATTATGGTGCGCCCGGTGCGGGGGGCGGGAATATGTTTCCCTCCGGCTTTTCCGAAACTCGCGGTTTATTAGATGGTCGTGCAGAACGCTGAGTTTGTAGAGGTGAGAGTGACTGTTTAAGGACGCTCAGACAGTCGGAAAAGCCTCCGGGAAACATATTCCCGCCCCCCGCACCGGGCGGTCTATGGTAGGGGCCGTTCGCGAACGGCCCCTACGGACGCCGCATTTGAGGTAAGTTCGATAAACCATGTCCCTAGCGATGCTAAAATCCGCCGAAAAAATCCCCCTCGACCCGGTCGTCGCCCTGATCGGTCCCGAGGCCTATCTGCGCGAAAAATTTCGCGAGTCCCTCGTTTCCCGAGCCCTCGGCGCGGCCCTCAAGGACATGAACTTCGCCCAATTCTTCGCCGGCGACGACGACATCCGCCGCGTCGTCGAGGCCTGCCAAGACTACCCCTGCTTCGCCGAACGCCGCGTCGTCGTCCTCCGCGACGCGGGCGATCTCAAGGCCAAGGAGGCCGAAACCCTCAGCGCCTACCTCGATTCCCCCCAGCCGACCACCTTGCTGCTGCTCGACGACGAAAAATTGGACGGGAGGCTCGAATGGGTGAAGAAGCTTAAGAAGAAGGCTCGAGTGGTCGAGCTGGAGACCCCCGCCCGCGACGAGGCCGAGGCTTGGGTGCGGGACTGCCTGCAACGCGAAGGCAAAAAGGCCGCCCCCGAGGTCGTCGAACGCCTGGTCGACTGGGTGGGGCTGTCCTTAGGCGCCCTGCAGCTGGCCGTCACCCAATGCTGCCTCTACATCGGCGACGAGCCGGCGCTGCGGCTCAAGGACGTCGAGGAATTATTGGTCAAGGTTACCGACGAGAACGTCTTCGAGGTGATCGACGCGCTCTTCCAAAAAAACTACGTCCAGCTCCACCGCTCCCTCGAGCTGCTGCTGGCCAGCGGGGAAGAGCCGCTGAAAATCCTCTCCCTGATCCACCGCCACATCTCCATCCTGCTCACCCTCAAGTTTTCGGGGCTGCGCCGCGCCGGCTCGCTGTTCCGCATGCCGCCGATGGCCTGGAAGAAGTACGAGCAGCAGGCGCACCGCTACGGCAAACGCCTCGGCCTGGCCCTTTGGGCCCCGCTGACGCGCGCGGACCTGCGCCTGAAGGGCAGCGCCTTGCCGCGGCCCCTGCTGCTTAAGAGATGCGTGGATGAGATTATCGGATTACTTGCCTAAGGAAGCGACCAGCTTGGAGAGCCGCGAGATCTTGCGCGAACGGTTCTTCGAATGAAGGATCCCCTTCGAGACGGCCTTGTCGATCTTCTTGATCGCGTCCAGCAGGGCGGTTTTTGCCAAGGTGGCGTCCTTTTTCTCCACCGATTGGCGGACCTTCTTGATGAAGGTGCGGACTTCGGAGCGGATCGTCGCGTTGCGCTCGGCCCGCTTCAGATTCTGCTTGTGGCGCTTGATCTGAGAGCGGTGGCGGCCTTTGGGGAGTTTGGGTTTCTTCGCGTCTGCCATATCGATCCTTCCGAAAAGAATAATCTTTAAAAGCCTTTGAAGGCGCGCTTGTGTAACAAAGGGGGGAGGGGCCTGTCAAACCGTTAATCGTCCCTTCGAGGCATTCGGGACCGCCGGAAAGTACTCAAACAAATTGCAAAATTTGCCAAGCGCGAATGGGCTTAGATTTTAACTATATGTATTTATTAATATTTTCTAAATCCCCCGTTTTGGTCCATACCTTGCTTTAGCTTCCTCCGTCAGCGGGCCGCGCCCAAGGCCCCCTAAAAAATGGAGGATTTCGCGATGGATTTCGAAAATATTCTCAGCAAAAACCCTTTCATCGACGGCAAGATCGACGGCTACCTTCGCCAAAAAGACGGCGTCGATCGCCTCTATTTCAACAGCGACCACGTCGAGGGGGCCAAGGCCGGTCGCTATCACGAGGTGGATGCCGACGACGAGATCCTCGTCAAGAACGAAGACGGCAGCTCCGAGGCGGCCTCCGCCCACGACTTCGTCACCGGCGATCAATTTCAGGGCTTTGGCAGCCCTCAACAACGCCTGGCTTTGTTGCAGAAGGCCGCCAAGTATGAGGTGCGGGGGGACTTCCGCACCCGGGATGCGCAGCTGCCGGTCGCGGAGGATTTCCAGGGCATGGTGGACCGACTCGATCCTAACGAGGCCCGCGTCGCCGTGGCGCCGCCTCAGTTAGGCAGCAGCGTGTTGCAGTACCTGGCCTTCCGGGCCGAGGACGCCGCCGATTCCCTTCAGGGTTCCCTGCAGAAATATTTTGGCGCCTAATCCCCGGTCTGCGGCACTCCAAAAAAAATTTAGGTGGCCCTTCAGGGATCCAACAAAAGACTTGCGAGTCCCCGGGGCAGACCCTAAACCCAGGACATGGCCCCCAAGGACCCCGCTGCGCCTCCCGAGGATCCCCTGCAGATGAGCGCGGCCGATCCGGCCGATCTGGAGGCGCCGAAGATGGTCGGCCCGGCGGGGATGGTTGGGGCCATGACCCTCCTAAGCCGCATCTTCGGTCTCGCGCGCGACTCGGCCATCGCCTATATCCTCGGCACCCGCGCCGCGGCGGACGCCTTCTACGTCGCTTTCCGAATTCCCAATCTCCTACGCCGCCTCTTGGCCGAGGGCAACCTGACCATGTCTTTCGTGCCGGTGTTCACCGAGAGTTACCGGCGGTCGAAACAAGAGGCCAAGGAGATCGTCGACGTCACCTTTACCTTGCTGACGCTGCTGCTTTCGGTCGTGACCCTGGCCGGCGTCCTCGGCGCGGGCGTCTTCGTGCGGGTGACCGCGTTGGGCTTCGAGGCCGATCCCGAAAAATTCGCCCTCACGGTCCTGCTGACCAAGATCACCTTTCCTTACATCTTCCTCGTTTCGCTGGGCGCCCTGGCGATGGGGATCCTCAACTCCCGCAAACGCTTCCTCACCCCGGCCTTCGCCCCCGTGTTGTTGAACATCGGAATCATTATGGGGGCCTGGCTCCTTTCCGGGCGTTTCGCCGATCCCGCCGTCGGCATCGCCTGGGGCGTCATCCTCGGGGGCTTTTTTCAGTTGCTGATCCAGGTCCCGCCCCTGATCCGCGAAGGACTTTTCCCGAAAATCAGCTTTCATTGGAGGCATCCGGGCGTCCGCAAGATCGGCCGCCTCATGCTGCCCAGCATCTACGGCTCGGCGGTCTATCAGATCAACCTGCTGGCGATCACCTTCATGGCCTCCTATCTGCCCACCGGCTCGGTGAGCTACCTCTGGTACGCCGATCGGGTGATCGAGTTTCCCCTCGGGATCTTCGCGGTCTCGCTGGCCACCGTTGTCCTGCCGCTGCTCTCCGAGCACGCGGCGGAAAAAGACTTCGTCCGCATGAAACAGGCGATGCGCAAGGCCCTCGCCACCGTCTGGCTGGTCAATATCCCCGCGGCCGTCGGACTGGCCGTTCTGGCCAAGCCCATCATCGCGGTCCTGTTTTTCCGCGGCGGCTTCAACGAGGAATCGACGCGGCTCACGGCGGAGACGCTCCAGTGCTTTGCGGTGGGCTTGCCCTTCGTCTCGGCGACGCGGATTACCTCCTCGGCCTTTTACGCCGTCCAGGACGCGCGCAAGCCGGTGCGCGCCGCCAACCTCGCGGTGCTGGTCAACATCGCCGCAGGCTTCGCTCTGCTCTGGCCCTTGCAACACCGCGGCCTCGCCCTGGGCGTCGGTATCGGCTCGATCGCCAACTTCGCCATGCTGCTCTACGACTACCGCAAGTCGGTGGGGCCGCTCGGCCTGCGCTCCCTCGCGGGCTCCATCCTCAAGATGGCCGGGGCGTCGGGGCTCATGGCCCTCGTCCTGTTCGTCGCCATGCGCTACTGGGATTGGACCTTCGCGCCCATGCTGCCGCGCAGCCTCTACCTGATCGCCATGATCGCGTTGGGCTCGGGGGTCTATTTTCTCGCGGTGACGCTGCTCAAGGTCGAGGGGAGCGAGGTCTTGCTGGGGGCGATCCGGCGGCGCCTGCGCCGCCGCTAGGCGCGGCGGCGAGGCCGGTTTTTGCCGCTTTTCCCTTGACCTTCGCGGGCGCCCCGACTAACCCCTCTTCAGCTAAACCCCCAATTTCTATTCGGTTTTATGGAAGACAACCTCTACTACCAGCAGCGCCTCGAAAAATTGCAGAAGCTCAAGGAAGAGGGCCTCAATCCCTTTCCCAACGACTTGAGCTGCACGCACACCAGCGGCGAAATTTTGCAAAACCACTCCGGTCTTTCCAAAGAGGAGCTGGAGGCGAAGAAGATCGAGGTGCGGCTGGCCGGGCGCATCATGTTCCAGCGCTCCTTCGGCAAGGCCTGCTTCGTCAAGCTGAAGGACCGCGACGGGCGCATCCAGGCCTACGTCAAGAAAGACGCGGTCTCCGAGGCCGATTGGGCCCTCTTCGAGCGCGCCGAGGTGGGGGATTTTCTTTGGGTCGAGGGCTACCTGTTCCGCACCAAGACCGACGAGCTCTCGATCCACGTCGAGAAGTTGCGCCTCGCGGTGAAGAGCCTCCAGCAGCTCCCCGAAAAATTCCACGGTCTGACCGACATCGAGGCGCGCTACCGCCAGCGCTACGTCGACCTCATCATGAACGACGAGGTGAAGGACGTCTTCCTCAAGCGCTCGCTCGTCATCCAGAAGATCCGCCAGTTCTTAGTCGAGCGCCGCTTCGTCGAGGTCGAGACGCCGATGATGCAGCCCATTCCGGGCGGCGCGGCGGCCAAGCCCTTCGTCACGCACCACAACGCCCTCGACATGAAGCTCTACCTGCGCATCGCGCCCGAGCTCTACCTCAAGCGCCTCGTGGTCGGCGGCATCGAGCGGGTCTTCGAGATCAACCGCAACTTCCGCAACGAGGGGATCAGCATCCAGCACAACCCCGAGTTCACCATGCTCGAGTTCTACCAGGCCTACGCCACCTACGAGGACCTGATCGCCCTGACCGAGGAGATGCTCGCCCGCCTGGCCCTGGAAGTCTGCGGTTCGACCGAGATCAGCTACCAAGGCGCCGCGCTCAGCTTCCAAAAGCCCTTCCGGCGCCTGACGCTCAAGGAGGCCCTCGTCCAGATCGGCGGCTTCGATCCCGCGATATTGACCTCGCGCGACAAGGCCCTGGCCGAAGCGAAGCGCCTCGAGATCCATTTGAAGAAGGAAAAAGAGGGCCTCGGCGCCATCTTGACCGAACTCTTCGAAGAAAAGGTCGAAAAACAGCTGATCCAGCCGACCTTCATCACCCAGTACCCGACCGAGGTCTCGCCGCTCTCGCGGCGCAACGAGGCCGACCCCGAGGTGACCGACCGCTTCGAGCTTTTCATCTACGGCCGCGAGATCGCCAACGGCTTCAGCGAGCTCAACGACCCGCTCGACCAGAAGGAACGTTTCCTCAAGCAGGTCGCCGCCCGCGAGGCCGGCGACGAGGAGGCCATGTACCTCGACCAAGATTTCATCACCGCCCTCGAGTACGGCATGCCGCCCACGGCGGGCGAGGGCATCGGCATCGATCGCCTGGTCATGCTCCTGACCGACCAGGCCTCGATCCGCGACGTGATCCTCTTCCCGCACATGCGGGCGAAAGGCTAGTTCCCCAAGCGCCATGAAAGCGCAGACCTTCCTCGCCGTTAAATTCCTCTCCGGAAAGGAGCGCAGCTTCCTCGTCTCCTTCCTGACCTGGATGGCGATCCTGGGCGTCCTCGTCTCGGTCGCGGCCTTTTTGGTCGTCGAGGCGGTGATGGTGGGCTTCGGCAAGGACTTGCAGGCCAAGGTCATCGGCTTCTCCCCGCACCTCTCCCTCGTCCTGAAACCCGGCGCGAGCGCCGGCCCCGAACTTTTGCAAAAGCTCCGCGACCTGCCCGGCGTCGCCGGCGTCGCGCGCTTGGTCGACGGCGAGGCCGTCCTGCGCACCGAAGAAGACGAGACCCAGGGCGTCCGCGTCCGTGGCCTCGAGCCGGGGGAGGCGCGCTTCCCGCCCTCATTCCAAGTGTCCTTCGAGGAAGGGGAGGGCTGGGACTCGCTGCGGGCCGAGGGCGAGCAGGTCCCCGGCATCCTCCTGGGCCGCGAGCTGGCCTCCAGCCTCGGCGTCGTGCCCTTCCTGCGGGAAGGGGTCGAGCTGCTCTATCCCTTCGGCGAGGTGGGGCCCACCGGCGAGGTCGAGCCCAACCTGCGGCGCTTTCGCGTCGTGGGGACCTTCAAGTCCGGCTATTTCGACTACGACAACAAGTTCGCGCTCGCCTCCCTCGATCAAGTGCGGCGCCTCTTCGGCGAGCACGCCCCCGAGCAGGTCGGCGTCACTTTCGCCAAGCCCGAGGAAAGTCTCGCGCGTCGCGGCGCCTTCCAGGGCCTGCCCGACGTCGAGCGTGTCGAGACCTGGCAGGAGAAGAACACACGCCTCTTCTCGGCGCTGCGCCTGGAGCGCCTCGGCATGGCCTTCGTCCTGACGCTGATGGTCCTGCTCGCCTCCTTCAATATCCTCTCGATGCTGATGATGGTCGTCTACGAGCGCCGGCGCGACCTGGCGATCCTCAAGTCCCTCGGCATGTCGGAGCGGGACCTCTCGGGGATCTTCTTTCGGGCGGGGCTTTGGATCGGCGTCGTGGGCGGCTTGGGCGGGACGGCCTTGGGGCTGGGGCTCTGTTGGCTGCTCAAGACCGTCAAGCTCCCCTTGCCCGCGCCTTATTACCTGGAAGCCTTGCCGGTGGATGTGAACCCGCTTTGGATCGCGCTGACCTTCCTCTTGGCCTTAGGCATGAGCCTCGCGGCGACCTTGCTGCCGGCGCGGGAGGGGAGGCGGCTGACGGTGGTGGAGGCCTTGCGGTACGAATAATGTCCTGGGATTTATTTTTAGCGAAAAAATACCTTCGCAACCCCGCCAAGCGGGGAATCCGGCTCGTCCTGCGCCTGGCGGTGCTCGGCGTCGCCTTGGGCGTCGCGACCTTGAGCCTGACGCAGGCGGTGATGAACGGCTTCGAGCGGGTCTTTCGCGAGAGCATTTTGGGTTTCAACGCCCACCTGGTCGTGCTCAAGGACGGCGAGATGGCAGATCCGGCGGGCGAGGAAAAGGCGATTCTGGGCCCAATTTCCGGCGAGGCCCTCGCCGCCACGCCTTTCCTGTACAGAGAAGTCCTCCTGGTGGCCCACGGAAGGGTTAAAGGGGCGGTTTTTAAGGGCATCGATCCCTTGACCTTTGCCAGGGTCTATGCTGTAAAGACTCGCCGCGCGGGTGGCGCGCAAGTACCTGCAAAGATTGAAGAACTGCTGAAAGGCGAGGGTGAGACCCCCAACGTGGTGTTGGGCGAGGATCTGGCCGAAGAATTGGGCATCACGGGTCCCGACGAGACCCTCAAGGTTTTTCTCCCCAAGAAGTCGGCGGGGACGGCTGAAAAAAATTTCCAAAGCTTCAAGGTCGCGGGAATTTTTCAAACGGGTCTCTACGAATTCGACCGCGGCTTCGCCTTCGTCGATCTCGGGCGCATGCAAGGGATCCTCGAATCGCCGGGACTCGCGACCGGCATCGAGATGAAGCTGAAGCGCCCGCTGGACGCGGACGCGCTGGCCCTGGATCTCAAGCAAAGCTTGGGTCCTGGCTACGAGGCGGTCAGCTGGCAGCGCTTGAACGGCCCCTTGTT
The nucleotide sequence above comes from Deltaproteobacteria bacterium PRO3. Encoded proteins:
- a CDS encoding leucine--tRNA ligase, whose translation is MSFKDPYDPKKIEPKWQAYWEEHRCFQVREVADRPKFYLLEMFPYPSGRIHMGHVRNYTIGDVLARFLKMRGYNVLHPMGWDAFGMPAENAAIKNKTHPAAWTKDNIKAMRAQLQRLGFSYDWDREVATCEPEYYRWEQKIFIEMYEKGLAYKKKSLVNWCPSCQTVLANEQVEQGLCWRCDSAVEQKPLEQWFLKITDYAEELLRETYNLKGWPERVLTMQREWIGKSPGAEAVFKVEGSGEEILIFTTRPDTLYGVTFLSLAAEHPLIDALVKDEGKRREIAEFRERVRKIDRDKRVADAYEKEGIPLGLNAVHPLTGEKIPLFAANFVLMEYGTGAVMAVPAHDQRDFDFAKKYGLPIRLVIENVAVGAVREGPLQAAYVEPGTMVDSGPFGGMGSEEAKGAIVKLLESQKAGHSKITYKLRDWGVSRQRYWGAPIPIVYCPDCGAVPEKIENLPVKLPLDVEFTGEGGSPLAKIDSFVNAACPKCGKLARRETDTFDTFMESSWYFLRYLSPKDGDEPFSRRSSDYWMPVDQYIGGIEHAVLHLLYSRFFTKVLRDLGYTGVSEPFQNLLTQGMVIKDGAKMSKSKGNVVDPEYLIEKYGADTARLFCLFASPPEKDLDWNDAGVEGSARFLNRVWRLLADLAPLYRRREGPVKSSPKPQGKALREVHAKLHRTIQKVTEDVQQDFHFNTAIAAVMELVNKVGEVPRSDWEGEEGRGLLAELLESLVLLLSPFVPHFCEEAWRNLGFEGSLLDVAWPGFDPEATLAETVTVIVQVNGKLRGKAELPPGVSEEEVRRIVDTDEKIRAHLEGKSVVKTIFVPGKLLNIVVK
- the holA gene encoding DNA polymerase III subunit delta translates to MSLAMLKSAEKIPLDPVVALIGPEAYLREKFRESLVSRALGAALKDMNFAQFFAGDDDIRRVVEACQDYPCFAERRVVVLRDAGDLKAKEAETLSAYLDSPQPTTLLLLDDEKLDGRLEWVKKLKKKARVVELETPARDEAEAWVRDCLQREGKKAAPEVVERLVDWVGLSLGALQLAVTQCCLYIGDEPALRLKDVEELLVKVTDENVFEVIDALFQKNYVQLHRSLELLLASGEEPLKILSLIHRHISILLTLKFSGLRRAGSLFRMPPMAWKKYEQQAHRYGKRLGLALWAPLTRADLRLKGSALPRPLLLKRCVDEIIGLLA
- a CDS encoding 30S ribosomal protein S20, giving the protein MADAKKPKLPKGRHRSQIKRHKQNLKRAERNATIRSEVRTFIKKVRQSVEKKDATLAKTALLDAIKKIDKAVSKGILHSKNRSRKISRLSKLVASLGK
- the murJ gene encoding murein biosynthesis integral membrane protein MurJ, coding for MAPKDPAAPPEDPLQMSAADPADLEAPKMVGPAGMVGAMTLLSRIFGLARDSAIAYILGTRAAADAFYVAFRIPNLLRRLLAEGNLTMSFVPVFTESYRRSKQEAKEIVDVTFTLLTLLLSVVTLAGVLGAGVFVRVTALGFEADPEKFALTVLLTKITFPYIFLVSLGALAMGILNSRKRFLTPAFAPVLLNIGIIMGAWLLSGRFADPAVGIAWGVILGGFFQLLIQVPPLIREGLFPKISFHWRHPGVRKIGRLMLPSIYGSAVYQINLLAITFMASYLPTGSVSYLWYADRVIEFPLGIFAVSLATVVLPLLSEHAAEKDFVRMKQAMRKALATVWLVNIPAAVGLAVLAKPIIAVLFFRGGFNEESTRLTAETLQCFAVGLPFVSATRITSSAFYAVQDARKPVRAANLAVLVNIAAGFALLWPLQHRGLALGVGIGSIANFAMLLYDYRKSVGPLGLRSLAGSILKMAGASGLMALVLFVAMRYWDWTFAPMLPRSLYLIAMIALGSGVYFLAVTLLKVEGSEVLLGAIRRRLRRR
- the lysS gene encoding lysine--tRNA ligase, with amino-acid sequence MEDNLYYQQRLEKLQKLKEEGLNPFPNDLSCTHTSGEILQNHSGLSKEELEAKKIEVRLAGRIMFQRSFGKACFVKLKDRDGRIQAYVKKDAVSEADWALFERAEVGDFLWVEGYLFRTKTDELSIHVEKLRLAVKSLQQLPEKFHGLTDIEARYRQRYVDLIMNDEVKDVFLKRSLVIQKIRQFLVERRFVEVETPMMQPIPGGAAAKPFVTHHNALDMKLYLRIAPELYLKRLVVGGIERVFEINRNFRNEGISIQHNPEFTMLEFYQAYATYEDLIALTEEMLARLALEVCGSTEISYQGAALSFQKPFRRLTLKEALVQIGGFDPAILTSRDKALAEAKRLEIHLKKEKEGLGAILTELFEEKVEKQLIQPTFITQYPTEVSPLSRRNEADPEVTDRFELFIYGREIANGFSELNDPLDQKERFLKQVAAREAGDEEAMYLDQDFITALEYGMPPTAGEGIGIDRLVMLLTDQASIRDVILFPHMRAKG
- a CDS encoding ABC transporter permease produces the protein MKAQTFLAVKFLSGKERSFLVSFLTWMAILGVLVSVAAFLVVEAVMVGFGKDLQAKVIGFSPHLSLVLKPGASAGPELLQKLRDLPGVAGVARLVDGEAVLRTEEDETQGVRVRGLEPGEARFPPSFQVSFEEGEGWDSLRAEGEQVPGILLGRELASSLGVVPFLREGVELLYPFGEVGPTGEVEPNLRRFRVVGTFKSGYFDYDNKFALASLDQVRRLFGEHAPEQVGVTFAKPEESLARRGAFQGLPDVERVETWQEKNTRLFSALRLERLGMAFVLTLMVLLASFNILSMLMMVVYERRRDLAILKSLGMSERDLSGIFFRAGLWIGVVGGLGGTALGLGLCWLLKTVKLPLPAPYYLEALPVDVNPLWIALTFLLALGMSLAATLLPAREGRRLTVVEALRYE
- a CDS encoding ABC transporter permease, with translation MSWDLFLAKKYLRNPAKRGIRLVLRLAVLGVALGVATLSLTQAVMNGFERVFRESILGFNAHLVVLKDGEMADPAGEEKAILGPISGEALAATPFLYREVLLVAHGRVKGAVFKGIDPLTFARVYAVKTRRAGGAQVPAKIEELLKGEGETPNVVLGEDLAEELGITGPDETLKVFLPKKSAGTAEKNFQSFKVAGIFQTGLYEFDRGFAFVDLGRMQGILESPGLATGIEMKLKRPLDADALALDLKQSLGPGYEAVSWQRLNGPLFSALRNERLMFLIIMAMVVAVASFNIVGVLLLMIFDRSREISILRALGAPNRGVQRLFGYQGLAIGALGSVLGIALAAGLGWFVQRSGVLKLEKEVYLIERLPVAWSPSVLAATAGVSLAIALLATWVAVRRLKHNRLDL